GCCCGTCGGCTCGGTGACGATGGCCGCGTCGGCCCAGATCTCCCCGGCGACCGCCTCGGCGCCGATGCTCGCGAACTCCTCGTCGCAGACCGCCGCAACGATGACGTCGCCGCGCAGCTCCATCCGGGCCGCCCGCGCCCCGGCCAGCATGATCGCGGCGAGGCCGCCCTTCATGTCGAACCCGCCGCGCCCGTACAGGCGGTCGTCCTCGATCCGGGGGACGAAGGGGTCGGTCACGCCCTCCACGCCGACGATGTCCATGTGCGCGTTCAGGAGCAGGTCGCGGCCGCCGCCGCTCCCGGCCGCCCGGGCGATGACGTTCGGCCGGCCCGGCGCGACCTCGCGCACCGACACGTCCAGGCCGGCCGCCTCGAGCCAGCGGGCGACGAAGGCAGCAACTTCGGCCTCGCCCGCTCCGCCCGGGACCAGGTCGGGGTTGATCGAGTCGATCGCGACGAGCTGGGAGACGAGCTCGGCTACCTGGTCCACGCGTGCGCGAGCTCGATCGCCGGCAGGCCGGGGTCGGGCGCCAGGTCTGGATGGAGCAGGAAGGCGAGCTGCTCGACGCCCTCGGCCAGCCGCGGCGCGGGGCGGGAGTAGTGCGCGTTCGCGTCGACCGCCACCGTCCGGCAGGGGAACCCCATGGCGGCCGCCTCGACCGCGATCCGTGCCGCGTCGAAGCCGCACGCCGCGGCCACGATGACGTCGGGCGCGGCCGCGAACACCTCGTCCCAGGTCGTCGGGAACGACGGCTCCCCGGCCCTCCCGAGCACGTCCCTGCCGCCGGCCGCCGAGACCATCTCGGGCAGCCAGTGGCCGGCGGCGAAGGGGGGGTCGAGCCACTCGGCGACGAACACGCGCACCGGCGCCGCCCCGGCGACCGCCGCCGCCGTCGCGGCGATCCGCGCCTCCATCTCGCCCGCCACGGCATCGCCGCGCTCCTCGACCCCGACCCGGCGGGCG
This window of the Gaiellales bacterium genome carries:
- a CDS encoding ABC transporter substrate-binding protein; protein product: MPSRASARSTCRGSWLRYADRLRVCSLLPSATEIVGALGCADLLVGRSAECDHPPGVSELPVVTAARVDSDELRSGDIDAAVRAAVLDGRSLYALDDALIRDLQPDLVITQDLCHVCAVSSEDVTRVRSLDADVLALDPRTLAEVAESVRVVARRVGVEERGDAVAGEMEARIAATAAAVAGAAPVRVFVAEWLDPPFAAGHWLPEMVSAAGGRDVLGRAGEPSFPTTWDEVFAAAPDVIVAAACGFDAARIAVEAAAMGFPCRTVAVDANAHYSRPAPRLAEGVEQLAFLLHPDLAPDPGLPAIELAHAWTR